One Paenibacillus riograndensis SBR5 DNA segment encodes these proteins:
- a CDS encoding GTP-binding protein translates to MVQQQGMERINVGIFAHVDAGKTTTTEHILYESGRIKAVDSVDSGTALTDSMEVERQRGISVRAALASFEWRGVQVNLVDTPGHVDFLSEVERSLRVMDCAVLILSAVEGVQAQSEMIWNALRKLGIPTLVFLNKMDRTGADPEAVLVQARTYLSGDILPVQQALGQEQEYAGAVDLWAEAADPAARIELLEALAERDEALLETYMSDTPLDLTAWKEQLKAGAAAGRWFPLVYGVAAKGLGITQLLDAMTDYFPRAGGNPQLPVSGIVYSIQRDKTMGRMAYVRLYQGMVRNRDTVMNYTQDVQGKVTQIRKVEGGRTEDVGTLEAGDIAVVYGLSGVKIGDVLGVPDAVPQEAKLAVPLLTVRVHWDAAVDEHKVIGAFQELADEDPLLDTQWLQDERELHIKVMGPIQLEILDSVLESRYGLKVTFGQPSVIYRETPSRAGEGYVAYLMPKPCWAILRFRIEPGPPGSGLRYESLVRSSDLLPQYQNETARRVPEALMQGLYGWEVTDLKVTLTEGQHHVWHTHPLDFAVATPMAIMDGLNRVGTKLLEPILQVRIVVPEENGGRVMNDLVQMRGTFEPPVLQGERMIIEGRLPLATSLDYPVSLSSYTKGRSTFTSFFAGYEECPPDVRAERTRRGVNPLDQARYILSVRKALQG, encoded by the coding sequence ATGGTTCAGCAGCAGGGGATGGAACGGATTAACGTGGGGATTTTTGCCCATGTTGATGCGGGGAAGACAACAACTACGGAGCATATTCTCTATGAAAGCGGCCGCATTAAGGCGGTGGACAGTGTAGACAGCGGAACGGCGTTGACCGACTCCATGGAGGTGGAGCGCCAGCGGGGGATTTCCGTGCGTGCGGCCTTGGCATCGTTCGAGTGGCGGGGCGTGCAGGTGAATCTGGTCGATACACCGGGCCATGTCGATTTCCTGTCCGAGGTGGAGCGGAGCTTGCGGGTGATGGACTGTGCGGTGCTTATTTTGTCGGCGGTCGAAGGTGTGCAGGCCCAGAGCGAGATGATCTGGAACGCGCTGCGCAAGCTGGGGATTCCGACACTGGTTTTTCTGAACAAAATGGACCGGACCGGCGCAGACCCCGAAGCTGTGCTGGTTCAGGCAAGAACGTATCTGTCCGGTGATATCCTGCCGGTCCAGCAGGCGCTGGGACAAGAACAGGAATATGCTGGTGCTGTAGATCTATGGGCAGAAGCTGCGGACCCTGCGGCGCGGATAGAGCTTTTGGAAGCCCTGGCGGAACGGGACGAGGCGCTTTTGGAGACATATATGTCGGACACTCCGCTTGATCTGACAGCCTGGAAGGAACAGTTGAAGGCTGGAGCAGCCGCTGGCCGATGGTTCCCGCTTGTCTACGGCGTGGCCGCCAAAGGCCTTGGCATTACGCAGCTGCTGGACGCGATGACCGATTATTTTCCCCGTGCCGGCGGGAATCCGCAACTGCCGGTGTCCGGCATCGTGTACAGCATTCAGCGTGACAAAACCATGGGCCGCATGGCCTACGTCCGCCTCTATCAGGGAATGGTCCGCAACCGGGATACGGTGATGAATTATACGCAGGATGTTCAAGGCAAGGTCACACAAATCCGCAAGGTGGAAGGCGGACGCACGGAGGATGTCGGGACGCTGGAGGCCGGAGATATCGCCGTAGTCTACGGATTGTCCGGGGTAAAAATCGGCGATGTGCTGGGCGTGCCGGACGCGGTTCCGCAGGAAGCGAAGCTGGCTGTGCCGCTGCTCACCGTGCGGGTGCATTGGGATGCGGCTGTGGATGAGCATAAGGTCATCGGAGCCTTCCAGGAGCTGGCCGATGAAGATCCGCTGCTTGATACCCAGTGGCTTCAGGATGAGCGGGAGCTGCACATCAAGGTCATGGGTCCGATTCAGCTGGAAATTCTGGACAGTGTGCTGGAGAGCCGGTACGGACTGAAGGTTACCTTCGGCCAGCCGTCGGTGATCTATCGGGAGACGCCAAGCCGCGCGGGCGAAGGTTATGTCGCCTACCTGATGCCCAAGCCGTGCTGGGCGATTCTGCGGTTCCGGATTGAACCGGGACCGCCGGGCAGCGGACTTCGCTATGAATCACTGGTCCGCAGTTCCGATCTGCTGCCGCAATATCAGAACGAAACCGCCCGCCGCGTGCCGGAGGCGTTAATGCAGGGTCTATACGGCTGGGAGGTAACCGACCTTAAGGTCACGCTAACCGAGGGGCAGCATCATGTGTGGCATACGCATCCGCTGGATTTTGCGGTGGCTACACCGATGGCCATCATGGACGGGCTGAACCGGGTCGGCACCAAGCTGCTGGAGCCGATTCTCCAGGTCCGCATTGTTGTACCCGAAGAGAACGGCGGCCGCGTCATGAACGATCTCGTACAGATGCGCGGCACCTTCGAGCCGCCCGTCCTGCAAGGCGAACGGATGATCATCGAGGGCCGGCTGCCGCTGGCAACGTCACTCGATTACCCCGTGAGCTTAAGCTCCTACACGAAGGGGCGCAGCACGTTCACTTCCTTTTTTGCCGGCTACGAGGAATGCCCTCCGGATGTCCGGGCCGAGCGCACCCGCCGGGGCGTGAACCCGCTCGATCAGGCGAGGTATATCCTGAGCGTGCGGAAGGCGCTGCAGGGGTAG
- the cmr1 gene encoding type III-B CRISPR module RAMP protein Cmr1 translates to MDPKKEIKPPTLDLVIKDIQESRKKVPEDRFNITIVTPMFGGGSKPGFTDSAFPIRSASIRGHLRFWWRATRGAAFESVTELRQREVEIFGDSHSPSRVKISVHIFNKTEPEKGKEHSASINNETPKRTVRLPRYAVFPFDKNNPGSNMQQFELTIRYTPRLPKQADTLENGSKPFLNVEQLRKEITPALWAWINFGGLGSRTRRGCGSLYCKDFAPERTSTHPKYEDWFHGKVADYELELDTQLEKKEWPTLSRSVIIQEYERDMISAWNDVIKLYHNFRSQPNNTYIYSKPPKYERSLWPEADSLRRVTGMSEEDHKKPSPFKKQEFFSFPRAQLGLPIIFQFKQDEYLKKRYSNFREPYNMQLAPKDKSRLASPLITKALARSDKRGVGIIVKLNQPRLSELELKVIENKEDKRKRSPRDFAHIESIEELVAHKPIREKDIYKELSYPGSPMKQGQKSAIQAFLESEEVKEWKRTSYRPNPKQK, encoded by the coding sequence ATGGATCCTAAAAAGGAAATAAAACCTCCTACGCTGGATTTGGTAATAAAGGACATACAAGAATCCAGAAAAAAGGTGCCGGAAGACAGATTCAATATTACTATAGTTACTCCTATGTTTGGGGGCGGCAGTAAACCTGGATTTACGGATTCTGCTTTTCCGATTCGAAGTGCTTCAATTCGTGGCCATTTGCGATTCTGGTGGAGAGCCACGCGAGGAGCGGCATTTGAGAGTGTTACTGAACTCCGCCAGCGCGAGGTCGAAATTTTTGGGGATTCTCATTCACCCAGCAGGGTGAAGATATCGGTACATATTTTCAATAAAACAGAGCCTGAAAAGGGAAAAGAGCATTCAGCATCAATTAATAATGAGACCCCAAAAAGGACTGTTAGATTGCCGCGCTATGCAGTATTTCCATTCGACAAAAATAATCCCGGGTCTAATATGCAGCAATTTGAATTAACAATCCGCTATACCCCACGACTTCCCAAACAGGCGGATACCTTGGAGAATGGCTCAAAGCCATTTCTTAATGTAGAGCAACTACGGAAGGAAATCACTCCTGCATTGTGGGCCTGGATTAATTTCGGTGGACTTGGAAGCAGAACCCGGCGTGGTTGCGGTAGCTTGTATTGCAAGGATTTTGCGCCAGAGCGTACGTCTACACATCCCAAGTATGAAGATTGGTTTCATGGGAAAGTTGCGGATTATGAATTGGAGCTGGATACGCAATTGGAGAAGAAGGAATGGCCTACTCTGTCAAGGAGCGTAATTATTCAAGAATATGAAAGAGACATGATTTCAGCTTGGAACGATGTGATTAAGCTGTATCACAACTTCAGGTCGCAACCGAACAACACGTATATTTACTCTAAACCTCCTAAATACGAACGCAGCCTATGGCCGGAAGCGGATTCGCTGCGGCGGGTTACTGGCATGTCTGAGGAAGATCATAAAAAACCATCTCCATTTAAAAAGCAGGAGTTTTTTTCTTTTCCACGCGCACAGCTTGGACTTCCTATTATTTTCCAGTTTAAACAAGATGAATATTTAAAGAAACGATATTCAAATTTTCGAGAGCCGTATAATATGCAATTGGCACCCAAAGACAAAAGCAGGCTTGCTTCACCGCTTATTACTAAGGCGCTTGCACGTAGTGATAAACGTGGAGTGGGGATTATTGTAAAACTGAATCAGCCCCGATTATCGGAGTTGGAGTTGAAAGTAATAGAAAATAAGGAAGATAAGAGAAAAAGATCGCCCAGAGACTTTGCTCACATAGAAAGTATCGAAGAGCTTGTCGCTCACAAGCCTATTAGAGAAAAAGATATATATAAAGAACTTAGTTATCCGGGAAGTCCTATGAAGCAGGGGCAGAAGAGTGCAATTCAGGCTTTTTTAGAGAGTGAGGAGGTAAAGGAATGGAAGAGAACTTCCTACAGGCCGAACCCCAAACAGAAGTAG
- the cas10 gene encoding type III-B CRISPR-associated protein Cas10/Cmr2 encodes MEENFLQAEPQTEVVMLISIGPVQEFIAQARKTRDLWFGSHLLSEISKEAARRLAEAHNARMIFPYIHKEKIAYGLDDLKVANKVLAIVPTNDPKAVALDVRRAVVTKWLGYANKAKEELGSGIIGPMWERQVKDFIEFYAVWSELESEEKYAEVLQQTEQLMAARKTLRDFRPNEPADLFGDDKSGLDSGRESVLKPSQYMSYAGFGIKHKETLDAISLVKRLSRFTVDKKEFKSVCDVAFQQFRDELGASRNQWMKTAVDEYYRDLKHKYGTALKLTGSDLQSYKSEMFYTSRVEEAVVELAAEMKKPINRVKQLEITQNILTSLEELYGKILKEPTPYYALVVGDGDRMGDALRKMKTPAEHQSFTEHLSGFASEVERIVFKDDIKGQMIYSGGDDLMALLPVHRCLAAAQEIRQAFTNTMTLALPDEDQRPTLSVGIAIVHMFEPLEDSLLIARAAEALAKVRRDELAIHFQKRSGSEEMRVSLPFSENPVNTIVKLQSLYRNRYISTSFAYGLRQLHAEYLDLKAHGSLQNEGMGELLYFEIRRLLLLKKPEFKSKDEIIKEVLSVFKGLEQTDSDRVKDPLVLLNRLAEQCVIAVTLEKVGGAYGTNDTNSTS; translated from the coding sequence ATGGAAGAGAACTTCCTACAGGCCGAACCCCAAACAGAAGTAGTAATGCTCATTTCCATTGGCCCCGTTCAGGAGTTTATCGCCCAGGCGCGTAAGACGAGAGATCTGTGGTTTGGGTCTCATTTGCTGTCTGAAATTAGCAAGGAAGCTGCGCGCAGGTTAGCGGAGGCCCATAATGCCCGTATGATTTTCCCCTATATCCATAAGGAAAAGATTGCATACGGACTGGATGATCTCAAAGTGGCTAACAAGGTGCTTGCGATTGTCCCTACTAATGATCCGAAAGCGGTAGCGCTGGATGTGAGACGAGCAGTAGTGACGAAGTGGCTGGGTTATGCAAATAAAGCTAAAGAGGAGTTAGGCAGCGGTATTATAGGACCAATGTGGGAAAGACAAGTTAAGGACTTCATCGAATTTTATGCCGTTTGGTCGGAGCTGGAAAGTGAAGAGAAATATGCAGAGGTGTTGCAGCAGACCGAACAGCTCATGGCAGCCCGTAAAACCTTGCGTGACTTTCGGCCCAACGAGCCGGCAGACCTTTTTGGTGATGATAAATCGGGCCTTGATAGCGGAAGGGAATCTGTATTGAAACCTTCCCAATATATGTCCTACGCCGGATTTGGCATCAAGCACAAAGAAACACTAGATGCGATCTCGCTGGTCAAACGCTTGTCCCGTTTTACTGTGGATAAGAAGGAATTCAAGTCCGTATGTGATGTTGCGTTCCAACAGTTTCGAGATGAATTGGGGGCCTCAAGGAACCAGTGGATGAAGACAGCGGTGGATGAGTACTACCGGGATTTGAAGCATAAATATGGGACTGCATTAAAGCTTACCGGCAGTGACCTGCAATCCTATAAGTCCGAGATGTTCTATACCAGCAGGGTTGAAGAGGCCGTGGTAGAACTCGCTGCCGAGATGAAGAAACCGATAAATAGAGTTAAGCAACTGGAAATTACTCAAAACATCCTAACCTCACTTGAAGAATTATATGGAAAAATCCTAAAAGAACCTACTCCCTATTACGCTCTAGTTGTAGGAGATGGCGACCGCATGGGTGATGCCCTGCGCAAAATGAAGACCCCTGCAGAGCATCAGTCGTTCACTGAACACCTCTCCGGGTTTGCTTCGGAGGTAGAGCGGATTGTATTCAAAGACGATATTAAAGGACAGATGATTTACAGCGGCGGGGATGACCTGATGGCTTTGCTCCCGGTTCATCGCTGTCTGGCTGCAGCCCAAGAGATTCGGCAAGCTTTTACTAATACTATGACCCTGGCACTGCCGGATGAAGATCAGCGTCCAACATTATCTGTGGGTATAGCGATTGTACATATGTTTGAGCCGCTGGAAGACTCTTTGCTGATAGCGCGAGCAGCAGAGGCTCTGGCCAAGGTGCGTCGTGATGAACTGGCTATTCACTTTCAGAAGCGCAGCGGAAGTGAGGAGATGAGGGTTAGCTTGCCGTTTTCTGAGAATCCCGTGAATACTATTGTGAAATTACAATCCTTGTATAGAAATAGATACATTTCAACTTCTTTTGCCTACGGACTAAGACAGTTGCACGCTGAGTACTTGGATTTAAAAGCACACGGGTCCCTCCAAAACGAGGGGATGGGAGAATTGCTGTACTTTGAAATTCGGCGGCTACTGTTGCTCAAAAAGCCTGAATTTAAGAGCAAGGACGAAATAATAAAAGAAGTGCTATCTGTGTTTAAAGGGTTGGAACAAACCGATTCTGATCGTGTTAAAGACCCGTTGGTTCTCTTGAATCGTTTGGCAGAACAATGCGTTATTGCAGTAACTCTGGAGAAAGTAGGGGGAGCCTATGGAACGAACGATACAAATTCAACCTCTTGA
- the cmr3 gene encoding type III-B CRISPR module-associated protein Cmr3 codes for MERTIQIQPLDPLMIRDGRPFGNTPGARAHTLGTVTPGVVAGTLRTLMQKNNTAGTFGTTTKDAEREGKPSTVAKVDIRGPLYMLNDRLFLPMPYDLDLYEPGLQEDPASIHVNVRRPIEPAKNTPTHLHGFLGTGKTSLHEDKLWPVSMDTEIRKPLKSAPAYISAEWMIKWLCDNLQPEQWSAAIAEWRSKPEDKVHFIAPFVKEVRTHTAIQAETSTVQDKALFSTESLVIPPDVSLIASASIGSDVKWEGTISGIHSFGGKRRLAHFREIDDQEIQDNIWKCPEAIAQAVAENPRYLRMVLATSAYFSKGWLPGWLDGDLRSTDRFDKQLQIELCWACLPRWEGISGWSYRHNQPKAVRRMVAAGSVYFFKVISGDPVEFVRRNWLTSMSDEDRRKAFFDKQDGYGLATWGVWTPYGHHKGMDKGDIR; via the coding sequence ATGGAACGAACGATACAAATTCAACCTCTTGATCCGCTCATGATCCGGGATGGCAGGCCGTTCGGCAATACGCCTGGGGCGAGAGCACATACCTTGGGTACAGTCACACCTGGCGTAGTAGCTGGAACCTTGCGTACCTTGATGCAAAAAAATAATACAGCGGGAACATTCGGTACAACGACTAAGGATGCGGAACGGGAGGGGAAACCCTCGACTGTGGCTAAGGTTGATATACGTGGACCGTTATATATGTTGAATGACAGATTATTTCTGCCGATGCCCTATGATTTGGATCTGTATGAGCCTGGGCTACAGGAAGATCCTGCGAGCATACATGTTAATGTAAGGCGGCCTATCGAACCAGCGAAGAATACGCCCACCCATCTTCACGGGTTCCTCGGTACCGGCAAAACCAGCCTCCATGAGGATAAGCTATGGCCGGTCTCGATGGATACGGAAATCCGGAAGCCTCTTAAGTCTGCGCCAGCTTATATCTCCGCTGAGTGGATGATTAAGTGGCTTTGCGATAATTTACAGCCCGAGCAGTGGAGTGCTGCGATAGCAGAATGGCGAAGCAAACCGGAGGATAAGGTGCATTTTATCGCTCCTTTTGTGAAGGAGGTACGTACGCATACCGCAATACAAGCGGAAACCTCAACGGTACAGGACAAAGCCCTGTTTTCTACCGAATCTCTGGTGATTCCCCCGGATGTATCGCTTATTGCCAGTGCAAGTATAGGTTCAGATGTGAAATGGGAAGGTACAATCAGCGGCATCCACTCTTTTGGCGGCAAGCGGCGGCTGGCTCATTTTCGAGAGATTGACGACCAAGAGATACAGGATAATATCTGGAAATGTCCGGAAGCCATTGCGCAGGCCGTAGCTGAGAATCCAAGATATCTGCGGATGGTGTTGGCTACTTCCGCCTATTTCTCCAAAGGATGGTTGCCGGGATGGCTGGATGGAGATTTGAGATCGACTGATAGGTTCGACAAACAACTGCAAATAGAATTGTGTTGGGCTTGCCTGCCGCGCTGGGAAGGGATCTCGGGTTGGAGCTATCGACATAATCAGCCGAAGGCGGTAAGACGTATGGTTGCAGCAGGCAGTGTTTATTTTTTCAAGGTTATCAGTGGTGATCCGGTGGAATTTGTTCGGCGGAATTGGCTGACTTCCATGTCTGATGAGGATCGGCGCAAGGCTTTTTTTGACAAGCAGGATGGGTATGGATTGGCAACCTGGGGTGTGTGGACACCGTATGGACATCATAAAGGAATGGATAAGGGGGACATAAGATGA
- the cmr4 gene encoding type III-B CRISPR module RAMP protein Cmr4 yields MTNNRLYYVHCMSSVHIGTGQGVGIIDMPMIREKVTEWPYLPGSSMKGVHRVFFKSGIHKQPEKWLNSAFGKASNKGTNFNSDDGFELDDGNAGALVMSDAKILAFPVASRYGTFAYVTCPLVLKRFRRDTVAAGVDMPEFDWAALESVVNSGVVMLHTDSKLDKNNEVFVDEFTSGAVKDEAFAKWTDWLAGQIFVKDELSETMLKERMLLVSDEAFQYFVSMCSEVVPRIRIGLETGSVEPGALWNEEYLPVESILYGVIWSDGISVKTLENRGLLDIFPEEAFLQIGGNATVGKGRIRCRYVKGGA; encoded by the coding sequence ATGACTAACAACAGATTGTACTATGTGCATTGTATGAGTTCAGTACATATCGGTACAGGACAAGGTGTAGGTATCATTGATATGCCGATGATTCGCGAAAAAGTGACGGAATGGCCCTACCTGCCAGGCTCAAGCATGAAAGGGGTGCATCGGGTATTTTTCAAAAGCGGTATCCACAAGCAACCCGAGAAGTGGCTAAATAGTGCCTTTGGCAAAGCATCTAATAAAGGGACAAACTTCAATAGTGATGATGGTTTCGAATTAGACGATGGAAATGCAGGAGCGTTAGTGATGTCAGACGCCAAAATCTTGGCCTTCCCAGTGGCAAGCCGTTATGGCACATTCGCTTATGTAACTTGTCCGCTTGTACTAAAGCGCTTCAGACGGGATACGGTAGCTGCGGGCGTCGATATGCCTGAATTCGACTGGGCAGCGCTGGAGTCTGTAGTGAATTCAGGGGTGGTCATGCTCCACACTGACAGTAAACTTGACAAGAACAACGAAGTATTTGTTGACGAATTCACCAGTGGAGCCGTGAAAGACGAAGCTTTTGCAAAATGGACAGATTGGCTGGCGGGGCAGATATTCGTGAAGGATGAACTCTCTGAGACCATGCTCAAGGAACGGATGCTGCTTGTCTCTGATGAAGCTTTTCAGTATTTCGTTTCAATGTGCAGCGAGGTCGTGCCACGGATTCGAATTGGTCTGGAAACCGGTAGCGTGGAGCCCGGCGCGCTGTGGAATGAAGAATATTTACCGGTGGAATCCATCCTTTATGGTGTGATCTGGAGTGACGGGATTTCTGTGAAAACACTGGAGAATCGGGGGCTGCTGGATATTTTTCCTGAGGAAGCTTTTTTGCAGATCGGGGGCAATGCCACGGTAGGTAAAGGCAGAATCCGGTGCAGATACGTGAAAGGGGGAGCCTGA
- the cmr5 gene encoding type III-B CRISPR module-associated protein Cmr5, giving the protein MKSAAHTYAEKAMQSIRSVEADPDCNNKDYGRLCLLFPSMVQVNGLRLTVAFFQSKGKSQKTLHQRYLQDLAAAVGSAAWETGLSTNDMMDYRDLTRHVLQAAVWFKRYAEAILKVEAADGLDS; this is encoded by the coding sequence ATGAAATCAGCAGCACATACTTATGCGGAAAAAGCGATGCAGAGCATCCGTTCAGTAGAAGCAGATCCAGACTGCAACAATAAAGATTATGGGCGATTGTGCCTGCTATTTCCTTCGATGGTCCAAGTAAATGGATTGCGATTGACCGTGGCCTTTTTTCAGAGTAAAGGTAAATCTCAGAAGACTCTGCATCAGCGCTACCTGCAGGATTTGGCTGCGGCTGTGGGTTCTGCTGCTTGGGAAACGGGGCTAAGCACTAATGATATGATGGATTACCGCGATCTGACCCGGCATGTGCTTCAAGCGGCAGTCTGGTTCAAACGTTATGCAGAAGCTATTCTCAAGGTGGAGGCAGCTGATGGGCTGGATAGTTAA
- the cmr6 gene encoding type III-B CRISPR module RAMP protein Cmr6, with the protein MAITKQEASNKGSKLYRVVNGDLQNTKGEFYRQLIKEYQADWKQSCIWYEQRYEHYSTKLHDTLGDSRCIEFEMASISPLLIGHGGVSALETSLMLHRIYGVPYIPGSAIKGVTANYCHCMLGAENPAFLSDGEYYEALFGSQDQAGYINYEDAWVTPATAESALIDDVMTPHHQNYNSIQLQRTDQQKASAPRDDDDPVPLPFLAVNASFRFLLTCPSDRVEKEDARQWLNIAQEIVSHALQYEGIGGKTNAGYGRMLQADRRERE; encoded by the coding sequence TTGGCAATAACCAAACAAGAAGCCTCAAACAAAGGCTCGAAGTTATACCGAGTTGTAAATGGCGATCTGCAGAATACTAAAGGTGAATTTTACAGGCAGCTAATTAAAGAATACCAAGCGGACTGGAAGCAGTCCTGTATTTGGTATGAGCAAAGATACGAGCATTATAGCACAAAGCTGCATGATACATTGGGGGATTCCCGGTGTATAGAGTTCGAGATGGCAAGCATTTCGCCGCTTCTAATCGGACACGGAGGGGTATCCGCACTGGAAACCTCCCTGATGCTGCATCGCATCTATGGTGTGCCGTACATTCCAGGCAGTGCTATAAAAGGTGTTACGGCGAATTATTGTCATTGCATGCTGGGGGCGGAGAATCCTGCTTTTTTGAGTGATGGTGAATATTATGAAGCATTGTTTGGTTCACAGGATCAGGCAGGTTATATCAATTATGAAGATGCTTGGGTTACTCCTGCTACTGCTGAAAGCGCGTTGATAGATGACGTGATGACTCCACATCATCAAAACTATAATTCTATTCAATTGCAGCGAACGGATCAGCAAAAAGCCTCTGCACCGCGAGATGACGATGATCCAGTCCCGCTTCCCTTTCTCGCAGTAAATGCTTCCTTTCGCTTCCTGCTTACTTGTCCGTCAGATAGGGTAGAGAAGGAAGATGCCAGGCAGTGGCTGAACATTGCTCAGGAAATTGTGAGTCATGCTTTGCAATATGAGGGAATCGGCGGAAAAACTAATGCAGGCTATGGCCGGATGCTTCAAGCGGACAGGAGAGAAAGGGAATGA
- a CDS encoding DUF6602 domain-containing protein has protein sequence MKDKQPSSEQELEEMRKAAPKIIQQIAQNYIHLEESITSQLRMAAGSHHVTSGTFREDIWKSLFEQIIPRKFSIEQSVFIIDSHGLVSKEVDLAIFDEQYTPYIFRLGRIKYIPIEAVAVVVQCKSNNIHGRNKRENLRTWSKSITNLKTSLKSVARIHTGIAKGEYDYILDKDGQLRIEPEKLEKSDRDKLAQTSTRPIQILCHTKDTSSSKYDDLFDIVIHPEGERLRVEMKPDLKDLPSWYDSLNHKQDPRYEHIVKPFDTKEPSEDFQKALQVDNYKVYKDKARTKEIGLLSLTFQLNQLLMLINNPILFPHMAYVDMFNTNISK, from the coding sequence ATGAAGGATAAACAGCCATCATCAGAACAAGAGTTGGAAGAAATGAGAAAGGCTGCCCCCAAAATTATTCAGCAAATTGCCCAGAATTATATCCATCTGGAAGAGAGCATTACCAGTCAACTACGCATGGCAGCCGGGAGCCACCATGTAACCAGTGGAACGTTCCGAGAAGACATCTGGAAATCTTTGTTCGAGCAGATTATTCCCCGTAAATTTTCCATTGAGCAGTCCGTCTTCATTATTGATTCGCATGGTCTGGTGTCCAAGGAAGTGGATCTAGCAATATTTGACGAGCAATATACTCCCTATATCTTCCGGCTTGGGCGGATTAAATACATCCCGATTGAAGCTGTTGCCGTTGTAGTGCAGTGTAAGAGCAACAATATTCACGGGCGTAACAAAAGGGAAAATTTGAGGACTTGGTCCAAGAGTATTACTAATCTTAAAACTTCCTTGAAGTCAGTGGCCCGTATTCACACTGGTATCGCTAAAGGAGAATATGACTATATACTGGATAAAGATGGTCAGCTTAGAATAGAACCAGAGAAATTAGAAAAATCGGACAGGGACAAGTTAGCACAGACTTCCACTCGTCCTATTCAAATTTTATGCCATACGAAAGATACTTCGTCCAGTAAGTATGATGATCTCTTTGACATCGTGATACATCCCGAAGGCGAACGTCTGAGAGTGGAAATGAAACCTGACTTAAAGGATTTGCCATCATGGTATGACTCATTGAACCATAAACAAGACCCCCGTTATGAACACATCGTTAAGCCATTTGACACAAAAGAACCATCAGAAGACTTTCAAAAAGCACTGCAAGTGGACAACTATAAGGTGTATAAGGATAAAGCGAGGACTAAGGAAATCGGATTGCTTTCTCTTACATTTCAGTTAAATCAACTGCTCATGCTCATTAACAATCCGATCCTCTTCCCGCATATGGCTTATGTGGACATGTTCAATACTAACATTTCTAAATAA